Proteins co-encoded in one Megalops cyprinoides isolate fMegCyp1 chromosome 1, fMegCyp1.pri, whole genome shotgun sequence genomic window:
- the cdc6 gene encoding cell division control protein 6 homolog, producing MPSTRSQSTLQFPRRKSSRTGPADPKSKSVAHLQPHSPRATAQKPPSPVILPLSPRKRTGDENRCNLPLTLLGSPPKQRCPGVSSSSPRKLTFDENTPVFSPPRKGLTSPKCLPLDLGSPNGHSPLRHPQEAASSPCVRSEKAPMLSLAAGEESQFHSVKRALHTAVPERLLSRDKERSTIRSFLTDKVKQGLPASLYISGAPGTGKTACLNCVLQEMEDQLQAVQKVVINCMTLRSSQSIFPLLAERLGASGSHSGQRLERLLTSAGPTVLLVLDEMDQLDSKAQDVLYTIFEWPYLPRSRLCLIGIANALDLTDRILPRLQSRPRCRPALLHFPPYSRQELAAIVQDRLTQGSSDAVLDAAAVQFCARKVSAVSGDARKVLDICRRAVEMVESDVRSKKALSPAAEPKGSRVSVPHVARVLSEVYGDRMASGGGEGESFPLQQKLLVCCLLLLTRQGKSREVTLGKLHEVNSRLCAQRQVGGVGQGECLSLCSLLESRGIFSLKKAKEARLTKVSLKIEERDVENALKDRALLGSILSAGLP from the exons ATGCCCAGCACCCGCTCTCAGTCCACCCTGCAGTTCCCCCGGAGGAAGTCATCCAGAACAGGTCCTGCAGACCCAAAATCCAAAAGTGTGGCACACCTGCAGCCCCATTCTCCTAGGGCAACTGCACAGAAGCCCCCCAGCCCAGTCATTCTGCCCCTGAGTCCTCGCAAGCGAACAG GGGATGAGAACAGATGCAACCTGCCCCTAACCCTGTTGGGTTCACCGCCGAAGCAGAGGTGCCCTGGGGTGTCCTCGTCCTCCCCGCGCAAGCTGACCTTTGATGAGAACACCCCTGTCTTCTCACCCCCGCGTAAGGGGCTGACCTCTCCAAAGTGCCTCCCCTTGGACCTGGGCTCTCCTAATGGCCACTCTCCCCTCCGCCACCCACAGGAGGCTGCTAGCAGCCCCTGTGTCCGCTCAGAGAAGGCTCCCATGCTTTCACTTGCTGCTGGAGAAG aGTCCCAGTTTCATAGCGTGAAGCGGGCGCTCCACACGGCGGTTCCAGAGCGCCTGCTCTCACGAGATAAGGAGCGCTCCACCATACGCTCCTTTCTGACTGACAAGGTGAAGCAGGGCCTTCCCGCCAGCCTCTACATCTCTGGAGCTCCAGGGACCGGGAAGACTGCTTGCCTTAACTGTGTGCTGCAGGAGATGGAG GATCAGCTTCAGGCGGTGCAGAAGGTGGTCATCAACTGCATGACGCTGCGTAGCTCCCAGTCAATCTTCCCCCTTCTGGCCGAGCGGCTTGGTGCTTCGGGCAGCCACAGTGGCCAGCGGCTGGAGAGGCTGCTGACCAGTGCAGGGCCCACAGT TCTGCTGGTTCTGGATGAGATGGATCAGCTGGACAGCAAAGCCCAGGATGTTCTGTACACCATCTTTGAGTGGCCCTACCTCCCCAGATCTCGCCTGTGTCTCATCG GCATTGCCAATGCCCTTGACCTGACAGACCGCATCCTGCCCCGGCTGCAGTCACGGCCCCGCTGCCGCCCGGCCCTGCTGCACTTCCCCCCATACAGCCGGCAGGAGCTGGCCGCCATTGTACAGGACCGCCTGACACAG GGGTCAAGTGATGCAGTGCTGGAcgcagcagcagtgcagttttGTGCCAGAAAGGTCTCTGCAGTGTCAGGAGATGCCCGTAAAGTGCTGGACATCTGCAG GAGAGCTGTGGAAATGGTAGAGTCAGATGTGAGAAGTAAGAAGGCGCTCAGTCCAGCTGCTGAGCCCAAAG GGTCCCGTGTGAGTGTGCCCCATGTGGCCAGGGTACTGTCGGAGGTGTACGGTGACCGCATGGCTTCcggaggcggggagggggagagctTTCCGCTGCAGCAGAAGCTCCTggtctgctgtctgctgctgctgacacGCCAGGGCAAGAGCCGTGAGGTCACGCTGGGCAAG CTCCATGAAGTGAACAGCCGGCTGTGTGCCCAGAGACAGGTCgggggagtggggcagggcGAGTGCCTGTCCCTGTGCAGCCTGCTGGAGAGTCGGGGCATCTTCTCCCTCAAGAAGGCCAAGGAGGCACGCCTTACCAAG GTGTCTCTGAAGATTGAGGAGAGGGATGTAGAGAACGCCCTGAAGGACCGTGCCCTCCTGGGCAGCATCCTCTCTGCAGGCCTGCCGTGA